The following are encoded in a window of Lates calcarifer isolate ASB-BC8 linkage group LG20, TLL_Latcal_v3, whole genome shotgun sequence genomic DNA:
- the pygma gene encoding glycogen phosphorylase, muscle form — translation MSKPLSDHDRRKQISVRGLAGIENVAELKQNFNRHLHFTLVKDRNVATRRDYYFALAHTVRDHLIGRWIRTQQHYYEKDPKRVYYISLEFYMGRTLQNTMVNLALENACDEAMYQLGLDMEELEDMEEDAGLGNGGLGRLAACFLDSMASLGLAAYGYGIRYEFGIFNQKIVNGWQVEEADDWLRYGNPWEKARPEYMRPVHFYGRTEHHPDGVKWVDTQVVLALPYDTPVPGYRNNVVNTMRLWSAKAPCEFNLKDFNVGGYIQAVLDRNLAENISRVLYPNDNFFEGKELRLKQEYFVVSATLQDIIRRFKVSKFGSREIARTDFSKLPDKVAIQLNDTHPAMAIPELMRVLVDEEKLSWEKAWDICVRTCAYTNHTVLPEALERWPVDLFAHLLPRHLEIVFEINRRHLENVAAKFPGDNDRLRRMSLIEEGGQKRINMAHLCIVGSHAVNGVAQIHSDILKATVFKDFYEMEPHKFQNKTNGITPRRWLVMCNPGLAEVIAERIGEDFIRDLDQLKGLRKYVNDEAFIRDVAKVKQENKLKFAMHLEQHYKVKINPNSMFDIQVKRIHEYKRQLLNCLHIITYYNRIKKEPNKQWTPRTIMIGGKAAPGYHTAKMIIRLITAIGEVVNNDPVVGDRLKVIFLENYRVTLAEKGIPAADLSEQISTAGTEASGTGNMKFMLNGALTIGTMDGANVEMAEEAGEDNLFIFGMRVDDVDELDKRGYHAEEYYNRLPELKQAIDQIAGGFFSPKQPDLFKEIVNMLMHHDRFKVFADYEDYIKCQEKVNALYKNPKEWTKKVIFNIAGCGKFSSDRTIAQYAREIWGMEPTLEKLPAPDDKP, via the exons ATGTCTAAACCCTTGTCTGACCATGATAGAAGGAAACAGATTTCAGTGCGAGGCCTCGCCGGCATCGAAAACGTTGCAGAACTGAAGCAAAACTTCAACAGACATCTCCACTTTACGCTGGTCAAGGACAGAAATGTAGCAACCAGAAGGGATTATTACTTTGCTCTTGCCCACACTGTGCGGGACCACTTGATTGGCAGGTGGATCAGGACCCAGCAGCACTACTATGAGAAAGATCCCAAA CGTGTGTACTACATCTCCCTTGAGTTCTACATGGGCCGCACCCTCCAAAACACCATGGTGAACCTCGCACTGGAGAATGCCTGTGATGAGGCCATGTACCAG TTGGGTCTGGATATGGAGGAGTTGGAGGACATGGAAGAAGATGCTGGTTTGGGTAATGGTGGTCTGGGCCGTCTTGCCG CCTGTTTCCTGGACTCCATGGCTTCACTGGGTCTGGCTGCCTATGGTTACGGTATTCGCTATGAATTTGGTATCTTCAATCAAAAAATTGTCAACGGCTGGCAG GTTGAGGAGGCTGATGATTGGCTGCGCTATGGCAACCCCTGGGAGAAGGCGCGTCCTGAGTACATGCGTCCTGTGCATTTCTATGGCAGGACCGAGCATCACCCTGATGGCGTCAAATGGGTTGACACTCAG GTAGTGTTGGCTCTGCCATATGACACCCCTGTCCCTGGCTACAGAAACAACGTTGTTAACACCATGAGGCTGTGGTCAGCGAAGGCACCATGCGAGTTTAACCTCAAagact TCAATGTTGGTGGCTACATTCAGGCTGTTTTGGACAGAAACTTGGCTGAGAACATCTCCCGCGTGCTGTATCCCAATGACAAT TTCTTTGAAGGAAAGGAGCTCCGTCTGAAGCAGGAATACTTTGTGGTGTCTGCCACCCTGCAAGACATCATCCGCCGTTTCAAGGTCTCTAAGTTTGGCTCCAGGGAGATTGCTCGCACAGACTTCAGCAAACTGCCTGAcaag GTTGCCATCCAGTTGAATGATACTCACCCAGCCATGGCTATTCCTGAGCTGATGAGGGTTCTGGTTGATGAAGAGAAACTTTCATGGGAAAAG GCCTGGGACATCTGTGTGCGCACCTGTGCCTACACCAACCACACTGTCCTTCCTGAAGCTCTGGAGCGCTGGCCGGTCGACCTGTTTGCTCATCTGCTGCCCCGTCACCTGGAAATTGTCTTTGAGATCAACCGCCGCCACCTGGAG aATGTTGCTGCTAAGTTCCCTGGAGATAATGATCGTCTGCGCCGcatgtctctgatcgaggagGGCGGACAGAAGAGGATCAACATGGCCCATTTGTGCATTGTGGGTTCCCATGCTGTCAACGGTGTGGCCCAGATACACTCTGACATCCTCAAAGCTACTGT tttCAAGGACTTCTATGAAATGGAGCCACATAAGTTCCAAAACAAGACCAATGGCATCACTCCTCGCCGCTGGCTGGTTATGTGCAACCCCGGGCTGGCTGAGGTCATCGCAGAG AGAATTGGCGAGGACTTCATCCGCGACCTCGACCAGCTGAAGGGTCTCCGCAAGTATGTCAATGATGAGGCTTTCATTCGTGATGTTGCCAAAGTGAAGCAG GAAAACAAGTTGAAGTTTGCTATGCACTTGGAACAGCATTACAAGGTGAAGATCAACCCCAACTCCATGTTCGACATCCAAGTCAAGAGAATCCATGAATACAAGAGGCAGCTGCTCAACTGTCTGCACATCATCACCTATTATAACC GCATCAAGAAGGAGCCCAACAAGCAGTGGACCCCAAGAACTATCATGATTGGAGGCAAG GCTGCTCCTGGATACCACACCGCTAAGATGATTATCCGTCTGATCACAGCTATCGGTGAGGTGGTCAACAACGATCCCGTGGTTGGAGATCGTCTGAAGGTCATCTTTTTGGAGAACTACAGAGTCACGCTGGCAGAGAAAG GCATCCCTGCAGCTGACCTGTCAGAGCAGATCTCCACTGCTGGCACTGAGGCCTCTGGAACTGGTAACATGAAGTTCATGCTGAACGGCGCTCTGACCATTGGTACCATGGACGGAGCCAATGTTGAAATGGCCGAGGAGGCCGGCGAGGACAACCTGTTCATCTTTGGCATGAGAGTGGACGATGTTGATGAGCTTGACAAGAGAGG ATACCATGCTGAAGAGTACTACAACCGCCTGCCTGAGCTCAAACAGGCTATTGACCAGATTGCTGGAGGCTTCTTTAGCCCAAAGCAGCCTGACCTGTTTAAAGAAATCGTCAACATGCTTATGCATCATGACAG ATTTAAGGTGTTTGCTGATTATGAGGACTATATCAAATGCCAAGAGAAAGTCAATGCCCTTTACAAG AACCCCAAGGAATGGACCAAGAAGGTGATCTTTAACATCGCCGGATGTGGCAAGTTCTCCAGTGATCGCACCATCGCCCAATACGCTCGTGAGATCTGGGGCATGGAGCCCACGCTCGAGAAACTCCCCGCCCCCGATGACAAGCCTTAA